Proteins from one Moorella sp. E308F genomic window:
- a CDS encoding M23 family metallopeptidase — translation MQPISEELRKILAKRLKVSSYERPTYRVEVDRLVFIPGRVEEIQSLAEDYQLTKEVVRTWIDPSSTVSSYITTAEAVFPLPGRTLNDVTCAFGARGYNGHSGLDIAADVGETVVAAWGGKVKRIERWDYESYGHWVEILHEGGIITRYAHLSEIFVNVGDNVNQGQAIGKAGNTGNVWFSGHKVTGSYNDPNSERARGLGSHLHFEICLPNGKGDIYAVDPVPYLNGSKKLSLSSGNTGDGVTVGETYTGLPGEVRLDEQFVKRDWYTDPRYNLDANFQIYSSYDGEVQRFVFDPNTVSEDVTVGFNIEVDMQRAGFMDLSYMASLSEGDQLRVYENGNLVRRVTEFSGVEEELKGIAVPQGKNIIRIEVFWKRGSRLQTLALKHILIQELIVQALARGDKTIDNFDPTRDLPGSSVATGYWDVMTIDSFVFNEQPEKVSLQVGQFVYMDTLTLDNVQSIEIDSQFDMEAAEAQITISNPDGYYSPDYNPYLFPELYKDSPFSYWTNGGFHVGVLSENTPIRIYLGYGMNLMRVFTGLIDRVDMTADGNMTIYCRDRYKKIMDKVLTETKQYPREIDPANPLTNASWRDQIIAAAKKHAAAVGVDYKFLLAIAQQETAMGTQGWGRPEQGGYVLGYGCYSSSYADPAYAGIEKQMYYGAKRMVDALRSRGFQVDSWDDVEYFRLGGDLGTGYTWTSDENWTNNVWSIYNEIKANPSQWDTNYTESASGTDDSQKTAWLKSAVVQDLVAHAGMFGWRATDEDRQYPDAIIEETYLIEVDQKHGYVVKAGSSEGEFITVPISSIPTPQGWLNPFVEAYGKKFEAYRYKVSDCINEVIGDLNYRSYCDRYGTYRLEQLRLDKPVVAEFTENENLLTIAKTVDFSRARSHLVIIDADGRAENFIDKEILLELKGELRTAVISVGWAKSSEAKKQVALRAFFDMKRLCRTLQVSIVGNPALDILDRILVVDKHTTTRSVYTIKGIRTSFSKDTGYIQIIDLMWSAADGTVV, via the coding sequence ATGCAACCCATATCAGAGGAATTAAGAAAAATATTGGCAAAGAGATTAAAGGTTAGTAGCTATGAGCGTCCTACTTACAGGGTAGAGGTAGATCGGTTAGTTTTTATACCTGGGCGGGTGGAAGAAATTCAATCTTTGGCTGAGGATTATCAATTAACAAAAGAAGTAGTACGGACATGGATTGATCCATCTTCCACTGTTTCTTCTTATATTACGACTGCGGAGGCGGTGTTTCCTCTCCCTGGGCGAACATTAAATGATGTTACCTGCGCTTTTGGGGCCAGGGGATATAACGGGCATAGCGGCCTGGATATAGCGGCTGATGTGGGTGAGACGGTGGTGGCCGCCTGGGGTGGTAAGGTAAAGCGAATTGAACGCTGGGATTATGAGTCTTACGGACATTGGGTGGAAATTTTGCATGAGGGTGGTATTATCACTCGTTATGCTCATTTAAGTGAGATTTTTGTTAATGTAGGAGATAATGTTAATCAAGGTCAGGCTATAGGTAAAGCAGGTAATACAGGTAATGTATGGTTTAGTGGTCATAAGGTTACAGGTAGTTACAATGATCCAAATTCTGAGCGGGCGCGGGGGCTAGGTTCACACTTACATTTTGAAATATGTTTACCTAACGGTAAAGGTGATATTTATGCTGTAGACCCTGTTCCTTATTTAAATGGTAGCAAGAAATTATCTTTATCTTCAGGTAATACTGGTGATGGTGTAACTGTAGGGGAGACTTATACAGGTTTACCTGGGGAAGTACGGTTGGATGAACAGTTTGTAAAACGGGATTGGTACACTGATCCCCGTTACAATTTAGATGCTAATTTCCAAATTTATTCATCATATGACGGAGAGGTACAAAGGTTTGTCTTTGATCCTAATACGGTTTCGGAAGATGTTACGGTAGGTTTTAATATTGAGGTGGATATGCAGAGAGCAGGGTTTATGGATTTAAGTTATATGGCTTCTTTGTCTGAGGGGGATCAGCTTAGAGTTTATGAAAATGGTAATTTAGTGCGGCGGGTGACGGAGTTTAGTGGGGTTGAAGAAGAGTTAAAGGGTATTGCTGTTCCCCAAGGGAAGAATATAATTAGAATTGAAGTTTTTTGGAAACGGGGTTCGCGGTTGCAAACTTTAGCTTTAAAACATATTCTTATTCAAGAATTAATTGTGCAAGCTCTAGCTAGAGGTGATAAAACAATAGATAATTTTGATCCGACGAGGGATTTGCCAGGGTCTTCTGTGGCTACTGGTTATTGGGATGTTATGACTATAGATAGTTTTGTGTTTAATGAGCAACCAGAAAAAGTAAGTTTGCAGGTAGGTCAATTTGTATATATGGATACTTTAACTTTGGATAATGTTCAGAGTATTGAAATAGATAGTCAGTTTGATATGGAGGCGGCGGAGGCGCAAATAACGATTTCTAACCCTGATGGTTATTACAGTCCTGATTATAACCCTTATTTATTTCCTGAGTTATATAAGGATTCGCCGTTCTCATATTGGACTAATGGTGGTTTTCATGTTGGGGTTTTAAGTGAAAATACCCCGATTCGGATTTATTTAGGTTATGGTATGAATTTAATGCGGGTGTTTACAGGATTAATTGATCGGGTAGACATGACTGCTGATGGGAATATGACAATATATTGTCGTGATAGGTATAAAAAGATAATGGACAAAGTGCTAACGGAGACTAAGCAATATCCTCGTGAGATTGACCCCGCTAATCCGCTAACTAATGCCTCTTGGCGCGATCAGATTATTGCCGCCGCTAAAAAACATGCGGCGGCGGTTGGCGTCGATTATAAATTCTTATTAGCTATCGCACAACAAGAAACTGCGATGGGTACACAAGGATGGGGGCGGCCTGAGCAGGGAGGTTATGTTCTTGGCTATGGGTGTTATAGTTCTTCTTACGCTGATCCAGCTTATGCAGGAATTGAAAAGCAGATGTATTATGGAGCCAAACGTATGGTAGATGCTTTGCGGAGTCGAGGTTTTCAGGTAGATTCCTGGGATGATGTAGAATATTTTCGTTTAGGGGGAGATTTGGGAACAGGATATACCTGGACTTCAGATGAGAATTGGACTAATAATGTTTGGAGTATTTATAATGAAATAAAAGCTAATCCATCCCAGTGGGATACTAATTATACAGAAAGTGCTTCGGGTACAGATGATAGCCAGAAAACGGCTTGGCTAAAATCGGCTGTAGTGCAAGATTTAGTAGCCCATGCAGGGATGTTTGGTTGGCGGGCTACTGATGAGGATAGGCAGTATCCTGATGCAATTATTGAAGAGACTTATTTAATAGAGGTAGATCAAAAACATGGGTATGTTGTAAAGGCGGGGTCAAGTGAAGGAGAATTTATTACGGTGCCTATTTCTTCTATACCCACCCCCCAGGGCTGGTTAAATCCCTTTGTAGAAGCCTATGGGAAAAAATTTGAGGCTTATCGTTACAAAGTATCGGATTGTATTAATGAAGTAATTGGGGATCTTAATTATCGTTCTTATTGTGATCGTTACGGCACCTATCGCTTAGAACAGCTAAGATTGGATAAGCCTGTTGTGGCTGAATTTACCGAAAACGAGAATTTACTTACTATCGCAAAGACTGTGGATTTTTCGCGAGCACGTAGCCATTTAGTTATTATTGATGCTGATGGTCGCGCGGAAAATTTTATTGATAAGGAGATTTTATTGGAGTTAAAAGGAGAGTTGCGGACTGCGGTAATTAGCGTGGGGTGGGCAAAATCTTCGGAAGCGAAAAAACAAGTAGCATTACGGGCCTTTTTTGACATGAAGCGGTTGTGCCGTACTTTACAGGTATCTATAGTTGGAAATCCAGCCTTAGATATTTTAGATCGTATATTAGTAGTGGATAAACATACTACTACTCGTTCAGTCTATACTATTAAAGGTATTAGGACTAGTTTTTCTAAGGATACAGGTTATATTCAAATTATTGATTTAATGTGGTCTGCCGCTGATGGGACGGTGGTATAA